The Pseudomonas kermanshahensis genome includes a window with the following:
- a CDS encoding MDR family oxidoreductase has translation MTFKALLLTKEGETVSSNVVDFSEGDLMPGDVTVAVEFSTVNYKDAMALTGRGGVVRSYPLIPGIDFAGTVIESSNPEFKVGDRVLANGWELSQSHHGGFAQKARVKGEWLVKIPDEFTTKDAMAIGTAGYTAMLSVLALEHGGLTPERGDILVTGANGGAGSIAIALLSKLGYRVVASTGRLSESDYLKSLGAAEVIDRHTLSEAGRPIGAERWAGAIDSVGSHTLANVLAQTKYRGVVAAFGLAQGADLPGSVLPFILRNVTLAGIDSVNAPREVRLEAWSRLARDLDLDKLGQTVQTVGLADVPRVVRELFEGKVRGRTVVNVNE, from the coding sequence ATGACATTTAAAGCGCTGCTTCTCACGAAAGAGGGTGAAACGGTCTCATCGAACGTGGTGGATTTCTCTGAAGGGGATCTCATGCCAGGGGACGTCACCGTTGCTGTGGAGTTCTCCACGGTGAACTACAAAGACGCGATGGCTCTCACCGGTCGTGGTGGTGTGGTGCGCAGCTACCCCCTGATCCCTGGGATCGACTTCGCCGGCACCGTCATCGAGTCGAGCAACCCGGAATTCAAGGTTGGAGACCGTGTGCTCGCTAATGGCTGGGAGCTTAGCCAGAGCCACCACGGAGGCTTTGCTCAAAAGGCTCGTGTGAAGGGCGAGTGGCTGGTCAAAATCCCGGACGAATTCACCACCAAAGACGCCATGGCCATCGGAACCGCTGGCTACACCGCGATGCTGAGCGTGCTGGCACTCGAGCACGGCGGACTGACTCCTGAGCGTGGCGACATCTTGGTGACCGGGGCCAACGGTGGTGCTGGCTCTATCGCTATCGCGCTGCTGTCGAAGCTCGGCTATCGAGTGGTCGCCTCAACAGGTCGTCTCAGCGAGTCGGACTACCTCAAGTCACTTGGTGCCGCTGAGGTCATCGACCGTCATACGCTCTCTGAAGCGGGTCGCCCAATCGGGGCTGAGCGTTGGGCTGGTGCGATTGATTCCGTGGGCAGCCACACCCTGGCCAACGTACTGGCCCAAACGAAATATCGCGGTGTTGTAGCCGCCTTCGGCTTGGCTCAAGGCGCTGATCTTCCTGGCTCGGTGCTGCCCTTCATTCTGCGTAACGTCACGCTCGCCGGCATCGACTCGGTGAATGCACCGCGTGAAGTCCGTCTTGAAGCGTGGTCTCGCCTGGCACGCGACCTCGATTTGGACAAGCTGGGTCAGACCGTCCAAACCGTTGGTTTGGCAGATGTGCCGCGTGTTGTTCGCGAGCTTTTCGAAGGGAAAGTGCGTGGGCGTACTGTGGTCAACGTGAACGAGTGA
- a CDS encoding transketolase family protein, which yields MNAASSTKPKLTTSSMIASIASEGQRTTSAPFGHALIKAGQKNPRIVGMTADLAKYTDLHIFAQRYPERFLQMGMAEQLLMAAAGGMAKEGFVPFATTYAVFATRRAYDFIHQVIAEENLNVKICAALPGLTTGYGPSHQATEDLAMMRAIPQMMVIDPCDALETEQCVAAIAEHDGPVYMRLPRGRVPLILDEYDYRFELGKAQLLRDGNDVLVISSGLMTMRALEVADELAKHKVDTAVLHVPTIKPLDVQTILEQCRREGRLVVIAENHTQIGGLGEAIAMALLQARVQPEVRHVALPDQFLDAGALPTLHDRYGISKDVMVANIQRWLG from the coding sequence ATGAACGCCGCCTCCTCTACAAAGCCGAAACTCACCACTTCGTCCATGATCGCCTCTATCGCAAGCGAGGGTCAGCGCACCACGTCAGCACCGTTCGGCCACGCCTTGATAAAGGCAGGCCAAAAGAACCCACGCATTGTCGGCATGACTGCAGATTTGGCCAAGTACACTGACTTGCACATTTTCGCCCAGCGCTATCCAGAGCGTTTCCTGCAGATGGGCATGGCTGAGCAGTTGCTCATGGCTGCTGCCGGCGGCATGGCCAAGGAAGGCTTCGTGCCTTTCGCCACCACCTACGCGGTATTCGCCACCCGACGCGCTTATGACTTCATTCATCAAGTGATCGCTGAGGAAAACCTGAACGTCAAAATCTGCGCAGCGCTGCCGGGCTTGACGACTGGGTACGGCCCGAGCCATCAGGCTACAGAAGATCTGGCGATGATGCGCGCGATTCCGCAGATGATGGTTATCGATCCTTGCGATGCATTGGAAACCGAGCAGTGCGTGGCCGCGATCGCCGAGCACGACGGCCCTGTCTATATGCGCCTGCCTCGTGGGCGGGTACCGCTGATTCTCGACGAGTACGATTACCGATTCGAACTCGGTAAAGCCCAGCTCCTACGAGATGGCAACGATGTGCTGGTCATTTCCTCCGGCCTTATGACGATGCGTGCTCTGGAAGTCGCAGACGAACTGGCCAAGCACAAAGTGGACACCGCCGTTTTGCACGTTCCGACAATTAAGCCGCTCGATGTCCAGACCATCCTGGAGCAATGCCGGCGCGAAGGCCGTCTGGTGGTCATTGCGGAAAACCACACTCAAATCGGCGGCCTGGGTGAGGCCATCGCCATGGCGTTGTTGCAGGCCCGCGTACAGCCTGAAGTACGTCACGTTGCGCTGCCCGATCAGTTCCTGGATGCAGGCGCACTGCCGACATTGCACGACCGCTACGGCATCTCCAAAGACGTCATGGTCGCCAACATTCAGCGCTGGCTAGGCTGA
- a CDS encoding NADP-dependent oxidoreductase — protein MKAFLIDRYGKDVVGDITEVPEPKVGDFDVLVETHAASVNVLDIKIRKGEFKRILPFQMPLILGNDVAGIVKRIGGKVSRFQVGDEVYARVGQARMGGFAEFVAVNEAAVSPKPTNLSMEEAASLPLVGLTAWQALAEMAKVQPGQRVLIHAGSGGVGSIAIQVAKHLGAFVATTTSTVNVPWVKALGADVVIDYKTQHFESQLSDYDVVLSGLGGDVLEKSLQVLKPGGQLISISGPPTPEFAEQLRLSWLFKQVVRLISRGIRKKSEQKGVSYKFLFMRESGAQLADLAKLVEAGIIKPVVDRTFPLDSTRDALAYVAEGRAKGKVVVKVR, from the coding sequence ATGAAAGCGTTTCTGATTGATCGCTACGGCAAAGACGTCGTTGGTGATATCACTGAAGTGCCAGAGCCAAAGGTGGGTGATTTCGATGTTCTGGTTGAGACCCACGCTGCAAGCGTGAACGTTCTTGATATCAAAATCCGCAAGGGCGAGTTCAAGCGGATTCTGCCTTTCCAGATGCCCCTGATCTTGGGTAACGATGTCGCTGGCATCGTGAAACGGATCGGTGGGAAAGTCAGCCGCTTCCAGGTGGGCGACGAGGTGTACGCACGTGTCGGCCAGGCGCGTATGGGCGGCTTTGCGGAATTCGTGGCCGTCAACGAAGCGGCAGTCTCGCCCAAGCCTACCAATCTGAGCATGGAGGAGGCGGCTTCGCTGCCATTGGTGGGCCTCACAGCCTGGCAGGCTTTGGCGGAAATGGCCAAGGTTCAACCAGGGCAAAGGGTTCTGATTCATGCCGGTTCCGGTGGCGTCGGTAGCATCGCCATCCAAGTCGCCAAGCACCTGGGAGCATTCGTCGCAACAACCACGAGTACCGTCAATGTGCCGTGGGTTAAGGCGCTGGGTGCCGATGTGGTGATCGATTACAAGACCCAGCATTTCGAATCGCAGTTGAGTGATTACGATGTCGTGCTCAGTGGGCTGGGCGGTGATGTTCTCGAAAAATCCCTCCAGGTACTGAAGCCAGGTGGTCAGTTGATTTCCATCTCTGGCCCACCTACCCCTGAGTTTGCTGAGCAGCTTCGCCTTTCCTGGTTGTTCAAGCAGGTCGTGCGTTTGATCAGCCGTGGGATCAGGAAAAAATCTGAGCAGAAGGGCGTCAGCTACAAGTTTCTGTTCATGAGGGAGAGTGGTGCGCAACTGGCTGATCTGGCCAAGCTGGTTGAGGCTGGGATTATCAAGCCTGTAGTGGATCGCACCTTCCCATTGGATTCGACGCGTGATGCTCTGGCATACGTCGCGGAAGGCAGAGCCAAAGGTAAGGTAGTGGTGAAGGTGAGGTGA
- a CDS encoding glucose dehydrogenase: MNQRSNESRSNGRASAGHSGKWRLATVVLALALGAFGMALFGGGVWLMALGGSWYYALTGAGCVVTAVLLCRQRLAAVYLFAVIWGLTLVWALWEVGLNWWGLVPRLVAITVILLLILAVSPSLRRAPRSAA, translated from the coding sequence ATGAATCAACGTAGTAATGAATCCCGCAGCAACGGCCGGGCCTCGGCTGGTCACAGCGGGAAATGGCGGCTGGCGACCGTCGTGTTAGCCCTGGCGCTGGGGGCATTTGGCATGGCCCTTTTTGGCGGAGGCGTATGGCTGATGGCTTTGGGCGGTAGCTGGTATTACGCCCTCACCGGGGCGGGATGCGTAGTAACCGCTGTTCTGCTGTGCAGGCAACGATTAGCAGCTGTGTACCTGTTCGCCGTGATCTGGGGCCTGACACTGGTCTGGGCTTTATGGGAAGTCGGACTCAACTGGTGGGGGCTTGTACCACGTCTCGTGGCAATCACCGTCATCCTGTTGTTGATCCTTGCCGTGTCGCCGTCATTGCGTCGCGCCCCCCGCTCTGCTGCGTAA
- a CDS encoding MFS transporter, protein MQKGTSLLKKKRVWIYAFLFTLTLINYVDRVSLSVASKVLKEEFDISPVAMGYLFSSFVWLYFLALIPMGYLVGRFGPKKVNGYGIGVWSVATACTALSTGFISLLSCRLIMGMGEATTYPAGARVIREWMPLKERGMATAVFHSGSLVGPAIGAIGFGWLISTFGWRIAFVVAGALGFVWLAAWLKWYSHPAKAPWLGDAERAEIAAGSVSSSADPARTVSLGLKGLARSSSMWAIALSHGCAVYATYFFLTWLPSYLQAEKGLTVMSSGIYTAIPYLGAAILAIVIGRWSDKVMRPGAAESGQRRMVVASVLLASSVIFLVPAIDNTWAILFVITLSLATCASAISLNLSLVNDLVRSEDDVGTAAGFITAVGNLFGLLAPIVTGYVVAGSGSFALAFVVVGALLVIGSVLSMFCTRRPIGFTASGKQAVA, encoded by the coding sequence ATGCAAAAAGGCACCAGTCTCCTGAAGAAAAAACGTGTATGGATCTATGCGTTTCTCTTCACCCTGACCTTGATCAACTACGTCGACCGGGTCTCGCTCTCAGTCGCATCCAAAGTCCTCAAGGAAGAATTCGATATCTCGCCAGTTGCGATGGGATACCTCTTCTCATCGTTCGTGTGGCTCTATTTCCTCGCTCTCATCCCCATGGGCTATCTGGTGGGCCGCTTCGGCCCCAAGAAGGTTAATGGTTATGGGATCGGTGTTTGGTCGGTTGCAACGGCCTGCACTGCATTGTCGACTGGTTTCATCTCTTTGCTCAGTTGCAGGCTGATCATGGGCATGGGAGAAGCTACCACCTACCCCGCCGGTGCCCGGGTCATTCGCGAATGGATGCCGCTTAAAGAGCGCGGTATGGCCACTGCGGTCTTCCACAGCGGCAGCCTGGTTGGCCCGGCCATTGGTGCCATTGGTTTCGGCTGGCTGATCAGTACATTCGGCTGGCGCATCGCATTTGTCGTGGCCGGTGCATTGGGCTTCGTCTGGCTGGCTGCCTGGTTGAAGTGGTACAGCCATCCCGCTAAAGCGCCGTGGCTGGGGGATGCCGAACGCGCAGAAATTGCCGCTGGCAGCGTCTCTTCCAGTGCAGACCCTGCCCGGACTGTTTCCCTTGGTCTGAAAGGCCTCGCTCGCTCTAGCAGCATGTGGGCCATCGCCTTGTCCCATGGATGTGCGGTCTATGCCACCTACTTCTTCCTGACCTGGTTGCCAAGCTATCTGCAAGCCGAGAAAGGTCTGACGGTGATGTCGAGCGGTATCTACACCGCGATTCCGTATCTGGGCGCTGCAATTCTTGCCATCGTCATTGGTCGCTGGAGTGACAAAGTGATGCGCCCAGGGGCCGCAGAATCGGGACAGAGGCGCATGGTCGTTGCCAGCGTCTTGCTGGCGTCTTCGGTCATCTTCCTGGTTCCTGCAATCGACAATACCTGGGCAATTCTTTTCGTAATCACGCTTTCGCTAGCCACTTGTGCCTCAGCGATTTCCCTGAACCTCTCGCTGGTCAACGATCTGGTGCGCTCGGAAGACGATGTCGGCACTGCAGCTGGCTTTATCACTGCAGTCGGCAATCTGTTCGGTCTCCTCGCTCCGATCGTGACTGGCTACGTGGTGGCCGGCTCTGGCAGCTTCGCCTTGGCCTTCGTCGTCGTCGGCGCATTACTTGTGATCGGCTCAGTCCTCTCGATGTTCTGCACACGTCGGCCCATCGGCTTTACAGCCTCCGGCAAACAGGCCGTGGCCTGA
- a CDS encoding winged helix-turn-helix domain-containing protein — MAILEPSVSSQKGVGGNSYLGHLEDQQAFTPPVRELIVDASTRTVRFEDLHFPLKATSCRLLTLLLRHQGNVVSRTTIYEEIWGYQFNPGTKIIEVQICYLRKVLKALQAPFEIRTLRGRGLTIRGVESSSSLRTERGF, encoded by the coding sequence ATGGCTATTTTAGAGCCCAGCGTAAGCTCCCAGAAAGGCGTGGGAGGCAATTCCTACCTAGGACATCTTGAAGATCAGCAAGCTTTCACGCCCCCCGTACGTGAGCTCATCGTGGATGCAAGCACGCGGACTGTCAGATTCGAAGATCTTCACTTTCCGCTCAAGGCCACGTCTTGCCGCCTTTTGACATTGCTTCTTCGCCATCAAGGAAACGTCGTGAGCCGAACGACGATCTATGAGGAAATTTGGGGATACCAGTTCAATCCCGGTACCAAGATCATAGAAGTACAAATTTGTTATCTGAGAAAAGTGCTTAAGGCCCTACAAGCGCCGTTCGAAATCAGGACACTACGCGGTAGAGGGTTAACCATTCGGGGGGTTGAGTCATCTTCGTCACTACGGACTGAGAGGGGCTTCTGA
- the grxB gene encoding glutaredoxin 2 gives MMKLYFYEHCPFCTRARMIVGLKSLPVMLQVIMESDAETPLRLIGKKAVPILQKEDGSHIGESLDIVRYLDGIGPTVLVAPQDPTLDAWIKEAWPTALKLFIPRFVQADFAEINTPMAREAYRLREEQAFGDLEALRGATSKLVAELQPLINDLVPLVKDRTTIGINDVTLWPVLRSLSIVRTVEFPDQVRDYMHRLSEACGVPLLFNQAA, from the coding sequence ATGATGAAACTCTATTTTTACGAACATTGCCCGTTCTGCACGCGTGCTAGGATGATCGTTGGACTCAAGAGTCTCCCGGTGATGCTTCAGGTCATCATGGAGAGCGATGCCGAAACGCCCCTGCGCCTGATTGGAAAAAAGGCTGTGCCGATCCTGCAGAAGGAAGACGGCAGCCATATTGGGGAAAGCCTAGATATCGTGCGATATCTCGATGGCATCGGCCCGACAGTACTGGTGGCGCCGCAAGACCCAACCTTGGACGCTTGGATCAAAGAAGCCTGGCCCACGGCACTCAAGCTATTCATACCACGCTTCGTCCAGGCAGACTTCGCAGAAATCAACACGCCAATGGCAAGAGAGGCGTACCGGCTGCGGGAGGAACAAGCCTTCGGGGATCTGGAGGCTTTGCGTGGAGCCACATCCAAGCTGGTGGCGGAACTGCAACCTCTGATCAACGACCTTGTTCCGCTGGTAAAGGACAGAACAACAATCGGCATCAACGATGTGACGCTTTGGCCCGTATTGCGATCGCTCTCCATCGTTCGAACCGTTGAATTCCCAGATCAAGTGCGCGATTACATGCATCGATTGAGTGAGGCATGTGGCGTTCCCCTGCTCTTCAACCAAGCTGCTTGA
- a CDS encoding SDR family NAD(P)-dependent oxidoreductase, translating into MDLGLQGKRVLVSGASRGIGRAIAKLFLDEGAKVAFCARGTAGVQTTQQALGHDAIGTAVDVTQPDQVQAWVTDAAQRLGGIDIVVPNVSALAGGDDLQTWRRAFDTDLLGSATMVKAALPALRESQAASVVLISSVSGREVDMFAEPYGVLKAALLHYGKTLSARHAREGIRVNSVSPGNVYFPEGVWGDIERDQPETFAKCLAENPLGRMATPDEVAKAVVFLASPAASFTTGTNLLVDGGLTRSVQF; encoded by the coding sequence ATGGATTTGGGCTTGCAAGGTAAACGCGTACTGGTTAGCGGAGCTTCCAGGGGTATCGGGCGGGCAATTGCCAAGTTGTTTCTCGATGAGGGCGCCAAGGTGGCATTCTGTGCTCGGGGTACCGCAGGCGTCCAAACGACGCAACAAGCACTCGGTCATGACGCCATCGGTACCGCCGTTGATGTCACCCAGCCCGACCAGGTGCAGGCGTGGGTCACGGATGCAGCGCAGCGTCTTGGAGGAATCGATATCGTCGTGCCGAACGTGAGCGCTCTGGCTGGCGGAGATGACTTGCAGACATGGCGGCGAGCCTTCGACACCGATTTACTGGGAAGTGCGACGATGGTCAAAGCCGCCTTGCCCGCCCTGCGTGAATCGCAAGCCGCATCGGTTGTCCTAATTTCCAGCGTATCGGGCCGCGAAGTCGATATGTTCGCCGAGCCATACGGCGTATTGAAAGCAGCCTTGCTGCACTACGGTAAAACGCTTTCTGCACGCCATGCGCGCGAAGGTATTCGGGTGAACTCTGTCTCCCCAGGAAACGTATATTTTCCTGAGGGCGTATGGGGTGACATAGAGCGCGACCAGCCCGAGACCTTCGCGAAATGCCTAGCTGAAAACCCGTTGGGCCGCATGGCTACACCCGATGAAGTAGCCAAAGCAGTCGTATTCCTGGCCAGCCCTGCTGCAAGCTTTACCACCGGCACAAACTTGCTCGTGGATGGCGGACTGACACGCTCAGTACAGTTCTGA
- a CDS encoding alpha/beta fold hydrolase has product MTQYIAAPNQTLEIDGVPFAYRELGRKGGVPLILLNHWGAVLDNFDPRIVDELAKHHHVIATDYRGIGLSGGVAPLTVAEMARDSVAFIKALGFDKVDLFGFSLGGFVAQEIAITQPGLVRKLILTGTGPAGGKDIDQVAVVSMPLIERATSEGIDPKTYLFFTSSETSQQAANAFLKAMLERQIDRDVPVTQEVFGRQLQAIQAWGQQAPQDLASLNIPVLIANGDQDIMVPSELSSDMAERIPGSTLVIYEDAGHGGIFQNHADFSAKALAFLAD; this is encoded by the coding sequence ATGACCCAGTACATCGCCGCACCCAACCAGACCCTCGAAATCGATGGTGTTCCCTTCGCTTACCGTGAGCTCGGGCGCAAAGGTGGCGTTCCCCTCATCCTCCTGAATCATTGGGGAGCCGTTCTCGACAACTTCGATCCACGCATCGTCGACGAGCTGGCCAAGCATCACCATGTAATCGCTACGGACTATCGCGGCATTGGTTTGTCTGGTGGTGTTGCGCCGCTCACCGTCGCAGAAATGGCCCGCGATTCCGTGGCGTTTATCAAGGCGCTGGGCTTCGACAAGGTCGACCTCTTCGGCTTCTCGTTGGGTGGCTTCGTTGCTCAGGAGATCGCGATCACCCAACCCGGCCTGGTGCGCAAACTGATTCTGACCGGCACTGGCCCTGCAGGGGGTAAGGACATTGACCAGGTCGCCGTAGTGTCCATGCCGCTGATTGAGAGGGCGACGTCCGAAGGGATCGATCCGAAGACCTATCTCTTCTTCACTTCGAGTGAGACGAGCCAGCAGGCTGCCAACGCTTTTTTGAAGGCCATGCTTGAGCGCCAGATCGACCGCGATGTTCCTGTCACCCAGGAAGTATTCGGTCGTCAACTTCAAGCCATTCAGGCTTGGGGCCAGCAAGCGCCGCAGGACTTGGCTAGCTTGAATATTCCAGTGCTTATCGCCAACGGCGACCAGGACATCATGGTGCCGTCCGAACTGAGCAGCGATATGGCAGAGCGCATTCCCGGCTCTACCCTGGTTATTTACGAGGACGCAGGCCACGGCGGGATTTTCCAGAACCACGCTGACTTCTCTGCGAAAGCGCTCGCATTCCTTGCTGACTGA
- a CDS encoding pyrroloquinoline quinone-dependent dehydrogenase, with amino-acid sequence MFLTVKCRSALALAISCVLQMQFAQAQQMPQVGSDWPFYGGDHNAQRFSPLKQITPENVGRLERAFVYHTRDLPNPGSRYSPETTPVKVGNDLLMCSAKNILISINAATGKENWRHDPGVPDQAIPHAAACRGVAVYTAPEIPESAQCRSRVVEATLDARLVAVDLRTGEPCKDFGQNGTVDLWEGLGKKVPGWYAVTAPPTIVNGVVVTGAQIRDGQDEDAPSGVIRGYDAITGKMAWAWDLGNAENVHGPAEGSTYTRGTPNMWTAAVGDEQLGYVYLPISNSSIDYFGSNRSEEENKYSTSLVAVDVKTGKDVWHFQTIRHDVWDYDLGSQPTLLDFPDKDGKPVAAVLLPTKQGDIYILDRATGEPLVPIGEVKAPKGGSVEPQFLANTQPTSEWHTLRKAPKTEADMWGFSPLDQLMCRIQFRQANYEGYLTPPSVDRPWIQYPGYNGGSDWGSVAIDPVRRLLIANYNDIPNLNQLIPREQADKMGLKPIYAPKVDETSLNKAGSKSGKGEGGASTYPQVNAPYAISVNAGWRNWGTGVPCSAPPYGGIRAISLDTGKTVWDEPLGTARRNGPFGIPSHLPLNIGLPNNGGTVVTAGGLTFVGAATDNLFRAIDTATGEVLWEDALTAGAQANPISYEVDGEQYVLVSASGHAFMETGTSDEIIAYKLRK; translated from the coding sequence ATGTTCCTAACAGTCAAATGCAGAAGCGCGCTGGCGCTCGCCATTTCTTGCGTGCTTCAGATGCAGTTCGCTCAAGCTCAGCAGATGCCTCAGGTAGGCAGCGATTGGCCATTCTATGGCGGCGATCACAACGCTCAGCGCTTCAGCCCACTCAAGCAGATTACCCCGGAAAACGTCGGGCGCCTGGAGCGCGCATTTGTGTATCACACACGGGACTTGCCGAATCCTGGCAGTCGGTACTCGCCTGAAACAACCCCGGTCAAGGTCGGCAACGACCTGCTGATGTGCTCTGCTAAAAACATCCTTATTTCAATCAATGCTGCAACCGGCAAGGAAAACTGGCGTCACGACCCTGGAGTTCCTGATCAGGCCATTCCTCACGCAGCAGCATGCCGCGGCGTAGCGGTGTATACCGCGCCAGAGATCCCTGAGTCCGCACAATGCCGCAGCCGTGTGGTAGAAGCGACACTGGATGCGAGGCTGGTAGCTGTAGATCTGCGCACGGGCGAGCCTTGCAAGGACTTCGGGCAAAACGGCACCGTAGATCTTTGGGAAGGTCTGGGCAAAAAAGTCCCCGGCTGGTATGCGGTTACAGCGCCACCTACCATCGTCAATGGCGTGGTGGTCACGGGAGCACAAATCCGCGACGGTCAGGACGAGGATGCACCTTCTGGGGTGATTCGCGGCTACGACGCGATCACCGGGAAAATGGCCTGGGCTTGGGATCTGGGTAACGCTGAAAACGTTCATGGCCCAGCCGAAGGCAGCACCTACACCCGTGGCACCCCGAATATGTGGACGGCTGCAGTGGGCGATGAGCAGCTTGGCTACGTCTACCTGCCGATCAGCAACTCCTCAATTGATTACTTCGGCTCCAACCGTAGCGAGGAAGAAAACAAGTATTCGACCTCACTGGTGGCCGTCGACGTGAAGACGGGCAAGGACGTATGGCACTTCCAGACCATCCGCCATGATGTGTGGGATTATGATCTGGGCAGTCAGCCAACCCTTCTTGATTTCCCTGATAAGGACGGAAAACCAGTGGCTGCAGTGCTGCTGCCGACGAAGCAGGGTGACATCTACATCCTGGATCGCGCAACTGGCGAGCCTCTGGTTCCGATTGGTGAAGTCAAGGCACCAAAAGGCGGCTCCGTTGAACCCCAATTCCTGGCTAATACTCAACCTACCTCCGAGTGGCACACTCTACGCAAGGCGCCGAAAACCGAAGCGGACATGTGGGGCTTCTCACCACTCGATCAGTTGATGTGCCGCATCCAGTTCCGCCAGGCCAACTACGAAGGCTACCTGACGCCGCCATCGGTGGATCGTCCCTGGATTCAATACCCAGGCTACAACGGTGGCTCCGATTGGGGTTCGGTCGCGATCGACCCAGTTCGACGACTGCTAATCGCCAATTACAACGACATTCCTAACCTCAACCAGCTCATACCGCGTGAACAGGCAGACAAGATGGGGCTCAAACCTATCTATGCGCCAAAGGTTGATGAGACCTCGCTGAACAAGGCTGGCAGCAAATCGGGCAAGGGCGAAGGTGGAGCATCGACCTATCCGCAGGTCAACGCGCCTTACGCGATCAGTGTGAATGCGGGATGGCGTAACTGGGGCACCGGCGTACCGTGCTCGGCACCACCGTATGGCGGAATTCGTGCAATCAGCCTGGATACCGGCAAGACCGTGTGGGACGAGCCGCTGGGTACCGCGCGTCGCAACGGGCCTTTCGGCATCCCGTCGCATCTGCCACTGAATATCGGCTTGCCGAACAATGGCGGAACGGTGGTCACCGCAGGTGGACTCACCTTCGTCGGCGCGGCGACTGACAACTTGTTCCGAGCCATCGACACGGCTACCGGTGAGGTGCTGTGGGAAGACGCATTGACGGCGGGCGCCCAAGCCAACCCGATCTCGTACGAGGTTGATGGCGAGCAGTATGTGCTCGTCTCAGCGTCTGGCCACGCCTTCATGGAAACCGGCACCAGCGACGAAATCATCGCATACAAGCTGCGTAAGTAA
- a CDS encoding SDR family NAD(P)-dependent oxidoreductase, which yields MSQPTAIVFGVGTTRGVGGAVCKRFAQEGYHVIVAGRTLEKIEEVVADIGSSGIGSAEALQTDVTVEEQVIAAFDLAMSPGAGRAPADVVVFNAGNNALIDFTQLTASQFEDFWRVGCYSGFLVGREAARRLVPLGRGTVIFTGASGSLRGKPGFAHFAAAKAGLRMISQSMAREYGPKGIHVAHVVIDGGILGDRLRNAAPARVESIGEEGLLGYEAIAENYWTLHRQPRSAWTQELDLRPFKESW from the coding sequence ATGAGTCAGCCTACTGCAATCGTGTTCGGTGTTGGCACTACCCGAGGTGTTGGGGGAGCGGTCTGTAAGCGTTTTGCCCAAGAGGGGTATCACGTCATTGTCGCAGGCCGAACCTTGGAAAAGATCGAGGAAGTCGTTGCAGACATTGGGAGTTCCGGCATCGGGAGCGCCGAAGCGTTGCAGACTGATGTCACCGTCGAAGAGCAAGTCATCGCAGCGTTTGATCTTGCGATGTCTCCAGGCGCGGGCCGAGCCCCTGCCGACGTCGTGGTCTTCAACGCGGGCAATAACGCCCTGATCGATTTCACTCAGCTCACAGCCAGCCAGTTCGAGGACTTTTGGCGAGTAGGCTGCTATTCCGGCTTCCTCGTTGGCAGAGAAGCAGCCAGGCGGCTGGTTCCTCTGGGTCGAGGCACCGTGATTTTTACTGGTGCTTCCGGAAGCTTAAGGGGCAAGCCTGGATTTGCCCACTTTGCCGCCGCCAAGGCTGGTTTGCGGATGATCTCTCAGAGCATGGCACGCGAGTATGGGCCTAAAGGTATTCATGTGGCTCATGTCGTGATCGATGGCGGGATCCTGGGTGATCGTCTGCGAAATGCCGCCCCGGCCAGGGTTGAGAGCATCGGGGAAGAGGGGCTGTTGGGTTACGAGGCAATTGCTGAGAACTACTGGACGTTGCATCGGCAGCCACGATCCGCCTGGACTCAAGAACTCGACCTTAGGCCGTTCAAAGAAAGTTGGTGA